A region of Granulibacter bethesdensis DNA encodes the following proteins:
- a CDS encoding type I-E CRISPR-associated protein Cas6/Cse3/CasE: MLHLIHLPIEARSFAQWAGNRGFGPKGTQDNDAVLHHLLTQIFGRQALQPFRVFTPEQANWSLYGYADQDAATLAEQARFSITPDMMEVVSLERLRSKAMPEAKMGQRIGFDVRIRPVRRASIEKIEDVEKLRERDAFLAEALHDHADNKSGMKEANRSRENVYVDWLKERMPWATLETARLAHFQRRRVLRNGKGIEGPDATIHGTMVISDPVQFFEALRKGIGRHSAYGYGMMMLRPPDALAPDR, from the coding sequence ATGCTCCATCTGATCCATCTGCCGATTGAGGCCCGCTCCTTTGCGCAATGGGCCGGGAATCGTGGCTTTGGTCCGAAAGGCACTCAGGATAACGATGCCGTGCTGCATCATCTGCTGACTCAAATATTTGGCAGACAGGCCCTTCAACCATTCCGGGTGTTTACGCCGGAACAGGCAAACTGGTCACTTTACGGCTATGCCGATCAGGATGCCGCGACACTGGCGGAGCAGGCGCGTTTCTCGATCACGCCGGACATGATGGAAGTTGTCTCTCTGGAGCGCCTGCGCAGCAAGGCGATGCCAGAAGCAAAAATGGGGCAGCGGATCGGCTTCGACGTCAGAATAAGGCCGGTCCGTCGTGCATCTATTGAAAAAATCGAAGACGTAGAAAAATTACGGGAACGTGATGCGTTCCTTGCGGAAGCGCTTCATGATCATGCTGACAACAAAAGCGGCATGAAAGAAGCCAACCGTTCTCGCGAGAATGTCTATGTAGACTGGCTGAAAGAACGCATGCCCTGGGCCACGCTGGAAACAGCACGACTGGCGCATTTTCAGCGTCGGCGCGTGTTGCGTAACGGCAAAGGGATCGAAGGACCGGATGCAACGATCCATGGCACGATGGTCATTAGTGATCCTGTACAGTTTTTTGAAGCACTTCGAAAAGGCATCGGCAGACATAGCGCTTATGGATACGGCATGATGATGCTCCGTCCGCCGGATGCTCTTGCGCCGGATCGTTGA
- the cas1e gene encoding type I-E CRISPR-associated endonuclease Cas1e, which produces MLKGRLGLHSSRIPHADRAGLLYLARGQLVARDGTLAFLRGPEEDETLPSGEYGIPVQSISMILLGPGSTVSHDALRLLARADTALAAVGEDGVRLYTAPPLGPDRSAVARRQAMLWADPKKRVDVARRMYAWRLGEVLPHRDITVLRGIEGARMKEIYRLAAQRAGIAWHGRRYDRANPTAADLPNQALNHAATAMEAAAAIACAAVGAIPQLGFIHEDPGQSLVLDISDLFRDTVTIPTAFAAAKLAERGHENIERLTRRQTGRALAERSVIPKMIERLKQLFEKEAEAIPFLEDDE; this is translated from the coding sequence ATGCTGAAGGGGCGGCTCGGGCTTCACTCTTCCCGTATCCCTCATGCGGACCGTGCCGGCCTGCTGTATCTGGCCCGCGGGCAATTGGTGGCGCGGGATGGCACTCTCGCCTTCCTGCGCGGGCCGGAGGAAGACGAGACCTTGCCCAGCGGCGAATACGGTATCCCAGTGCAGAGTATCTCGATGATCCTGCTCGGACCCGGCTCGACCGTCAGCCATGATGCGCTCCGTCTTCTCGCGCGTGCCGATACCGCTCTGGCAGCGGTGGGAGAGGACGGGGTGAGGCTTTATACAGCACCTCCGCTGGGGCCTGATCGCTCGGCTGTGGCGCGGCGACAGGCGATGCTGTGGGCGGACCCCAAAAAACGGGTGGATGTCGCCCGGCGCATGTATGCATGGCGCCTCGGCGAAGTGCTGCCTCATCGCGATATAACCGTGCTGCGCGGAATCGAGGGCGCGCGGATGAAGGAGATATATCGCCTCGCTGCGCAACGTGCCGGGATTGCGTGGCATGGTCGACGCTATGACCGCGCCAATCCGACTGCCGCCGATTTGCCCAATCAGGCGCTGAACCATGCCGCCACCGCGATGGAGGCCGCTGCGGCCATCGCCTGTGCTGCTGTCGGAGCCATTCCTCAACTTGGCTTTATCCATGAAGACCCGGGTCAGTCCCTGGTGCTGGATATTTCCGACCTGTTTCGGGACACTGTCACCATCCCGACCGCTTTCGCCGCAGCGAAGCTGGCCGAACGTGGTCATGAGAATATCGAACGTCTCACCCGACGCCAGACCGGACGCGCTCTGGCGGAACGCTCCGTCATTCCGAAAATGATCGAGCGACTGAAACAGCTTTTCGAAAAAGAGGCAGAGGCCATCCCATTTCTTGAGGATGATGAGTGA
- the casA gene encoding type I-E CRISPR-associated protein Cse1/CasA, whose translation MHCLLSHPVFRTVIRAENHVLTLPGALAALMLDKVDSFTALRPHQQHAWHMFLAALGAIALHRADQSAIPETEEEWKDLLLDLTDQAEEPWSLIVEDLSKPAFLQPPVPEGKREVLKNTVYTPDALDILITAKNFDLKAEVAIEAGLDEWVFALVSLQTMQGYSGATKYGIARMNGGFSARPFLGLAPAKAGIGAHLRRDIRAMLAGRDKLLDMYQDYDEEGLALLWLEPWDGKTSLSLDQLDPWFIEICRRVRLFQGTDEHIVALNVGSAVARIEAKSCNGITGDFWAPIYDSEGKSFSLDARGFSYRVLCRLLFGEAQKRVARLPQSMQLLPDERDMLLVARGMVRGQGKTEGYHERIIPTQRRIIDAINDDTRRLELAEIADKQQKEIAHITSALRQGCAIVSIGGADKKPSKDDYGCAGPYTDRLEAEADAGFFETIQQRFEKGDDCKIPYLRHLIHYAEHLLIEASDSISCPVENRWRAGVRAPRVFRGMLWSQKSPFVNDRTSIFPPKEAADVRQ comes from the coding sequence ATGCACTGTCTGCTGTCTCATCCGGTTTTTCGCACTGTTATCAGAGCTGAAAATCATGTTCTGACCCTGCCGGGCGCTCTGGCCGCATTGATGCTGGACAAAGTGGACAGTTTTACTGCCCTGCGCCCGCATCAGCAACACGCATGGCATATGTTTCTGGCAGCGCTTGGAGCCATTGCGCTGCATCGTGCCGATCAAAGCGCCATTCCCGAGACAGAGGAAGAATGGAAAGATCTGCTCCTTGACCTCACCGATCAGGCGGAGGAACCATGGTCGCTGATTGTTGAGGATCTCTCAAAGCCTGCCTTTCTTCAGCCACCGGTTCCTGAGGGAAAGCGCGAGGTGCTGAAGAATACGGTCTATACGCCGGATGCGCTGGATATTCTGATCACCGCGAAAAATTTTGACCTGAAGGCTGAAGTCGCCATTGAAGCCGGGCTTGACGAATGGGTATTTGCTCTGGTCAGCCTGCAAACAATGCAGGGCTATAGCGGGGCCACAAAATACGGAATTGCCCGCATGAACGGCGGCTTTTCCGCTCGGCCCTTTCTGGGGCTGGCGCCTGCAAAAGCAGGGATCGGCGCTCATCTTCGTCGCGATATCCGTGCCATGCTGGCCGGGCGGGACAAGCTGCTTGACATGTATCAGGATTATGATGAGGAGGGGCTGGCTCTGCTCTGGCTGGAGCCCTGGGATGGCAAGACCAGTTTGTCACTCGATCAACTCGATCCATGGTTTATCGAAATCTGCCGTCGGGTTCGTCTGTTTCAGGGAACTGATGAGCATATCGTTGCTCTCAATGTCGGCTCCGCAGTTGCACGGATCGAAGCCAAATCCTGCAATGGAATCACAGGGGATTTCTGGGCACCGATTTATGACAGCGAAGGAAAATCTTTTTCGTTGGATGCGCGAGGTTTTTCCTACCGGGTGTTATGCCGACTTTTGTTTGGAGAAGCGCAGAAACGTGTTGCACGACTCCCCCAGTCAATGCAGCTTTTGCCCGATGAGCGCGACATGCTTCTGGTCGCGCGCGGCATGGTGCGGGGTCAAGGCAAAACTGAAGGCTATCACGAACGCATCATTCCAACCCAGCGCCGCATCATTGATGCCATCAATGATGATACCAGACGACTGGAACTGGCAGAAATCGCGGATAAACAGCAGAAAGAGATTGCACATATTACATCTGCCCTGCGTCAGGGCTGCGCCATAGTATCTATCGGTGGAGCAGACAAAAAACCATCAAAAGATGATTATGGTTGTGCCGGCCCCTATACGGATCGTCTGGAAGCTGAGGCTGATGCCGGCTTTTTCGAGACGATCCAGCAACGCTTCGAAAAAGGCGATGACTGTAAAATACCTTATCTGCGCCACTTGATCCATTATGCTGAACACCTGCTTATTGAGGCATCGGACTCTATCTCCTGCCCCGTCGAAAACCGCTGGCGGGCCGGGGTTCGCGCACCACGCGTGTTTCGTGGTATGCTTTGGTCTCAGAAAAGTCCTTTCGTAAACGACCGCACCTCGATTTTTCCTCCGAAAGAAGCGGCTGATGTCAGACAGTAA
- a CDS encoding thiamine pyrophosphate-dependent enzyme has product MDTPDSYYTFSSGDFGWGLAATVGLALGEEKSGRNRPVICLMGDGSFQYSVQGIYTGVQHKAHVIYVVLQNEEYGILKEFAELENTPNAPGLDLPGLDIVALGKGYGAQSREVATVDALKEAFTEALAFKGTSVINVRITRALGSLLG; this is encoded by the coding sequence ATCGATACGCCAGACAGTTACTATACTTTTTCTTCCGGTGATTTTGGCTGGGGCTTGGCGGCCACAGTTGGACTCGCCCTTGGTGAAGAAAAGAGCGGTCGCAACCGTCCAGTCATCTGCCTGATGGGTGATGGATCATTCCAGTATTCGGTGCAGGGTATCTACACCGGTGTACAGCACAAGGCCCATGTCATCTACGTAGTCTTGCAGAACGAAGAATACGGAATCCTTAAAGAATTTGCAGAACTCGAAAACACTCCGAATGCTCCGGGTCTCGATCTGCCAGGGCTGGATATTGTAGCACTCGGCAAAGGATACGGCGCTCAAAGCCGTGAGGTGGCAACGGTGGATGCCCTGAAGGAAGCCTTTACCGAAGCGCTGGCTTTCAAGGGTACCAGCGTGATCAATGTGCG
- the casB gene encoding type I-E CRISPR-associated protein Cse2/CasB, producing MSDSKNQTKQDIDQVISKLALELAKLSPGNLASLRRAIPGHGCPEFWRLFYSQKLDQHRIPHSKDNEQAWEWVMIAIARLTPTGQPVIRSGEKEDFKLSAHDPELSLGQALSDANVPEIRVVRLLSAPFVQRREMMMRLIHVLSAARARFNMYDIARLLAQEHHDLRAADNPLRKLAKDYYHACDKKSAKEKETANA from the coding sequence ATGTCAGACAGTAAAAATCAGACCAAGCAGGATATCGACCAGGTTATCTCTAAGCTTGCCCTTGAATTGGCAAAACTTTCCCCTGGCAATCTTGCATCACTCCGCCGGGCAATTCCAGGCCATGGATGCCCGGAATTCTGGAGACTGTTTTATAGCCAGAAACTTGATCAGCATCGGATCCCACACTCCAAAGATAATGAACAGGCCTGGGAATGGGTGATGATTGCCATTGCTCGCCTGACACCGACCGGACAACCAGTCATACGATCTGGAGAAAAGGAAGACTTCAAGCTCAGTGCTCATGATCCCGAACTATCACTGGGACAGGCCCTCTCAGACGCTAATGTTCCTGAAATACGGGTTGTCCGTCTGCTCAGCGCCCCATTCGTACAAAGGCGGGAGATGATGATGAGGCTGATCCATGTGCTGTCAGCAGCACGGGCACGTTTTAACATGTACGATATCGCACGATTGCTTGCGCAAGAGCATCACGATTTACGTGCCGCCGATAATCCGCTGCGCAAGCTGGCCAAAGATTATTACCACGCTTGCGACAAAAAATCTGCAAAAGAGAAAGAGACGGCCAATGCCTGA
- the cas2e gene encoding type I-E CRISPR-associated endoribonuclease Cas2e, which produces MPATLVITRDVEARYRGYLTSIMLELSAGVYLSPQLSSAVRERTWAVLSEWYSELRRGAIVLAWPDAKSPGGMAIRTLGDAPKEIIDADGVLLVRKS; this is translated from the coding sequence ATGCCAGCCACTCTGGTCATTACAAGGGATGTGGAAGCGCGATATCGCGGTTATCTTACCTCGATCATGCTGGAGCTTTCTGCTGGCGTTTATCTTTCTCCACAACTATCCTCAGCGGTGCGTGAGCGCACCTGGGCGGTGCTGTCAGAATGGTATTCCGAACTGCGCCGTGGCGCCATCGTGCTGGCGTGGCCTGATGCCAAATCCCCCGGAGGCATGGCAATTCGCACCCTTGGCGACGCCCCCAAGGAGATTATCGATGCCGATGGGGTGTTGCTTGTGCGGAAAAGTTAA
- the cas5e gene encoding type I-E CRISPR-associated protein Cas5/CasD — MGTRYHPESRMMRWLVLQWRAPLASFGGTIIDSRGVTRDFPALSAVTGLLANALGFDRTDTPQLDRLQERIVFGARREQEPLLGRMTDFQTALLGSNDRGWTTRGRVEGRDGAATGEASTHIRQRDYHADMQMTVVLHLAPAEEAPTLDDIAKALLKPARPLFFGRKPCLPADYLLAAQEENRWVEAENAKAALIAVPGEGLLRAQWPAAPGEGKSLADRRNWRSGLHGGTRRVEEERITPVTRR; from the coding sequence ATGGGTACGCGATACCATCCTGAAAGCCGCATGATGCGCTGGCTGGTGTTGCAATGGCGCGCACCGCTTGCAAGCTTCGGTGGCACAATCATCGATTCACGCGGTGTCACGCGCGACTTTCCGGCTCTGTCAGCGGTTACCGGCCTGTTGGCCAATGCACTTGGCTTTGATCGTACCGATACCCCGCAACTTGACCGGTTGCAGGAGCGGATCGTATTCGGGGCCAGACGCGAACAGGAACCGCTGCTCGGACGCATGACGGATTTCCAGACCGCCCTGCTCGGCAGCAATGATCGCGGCTGGACCACACGCGGACGTGTCGAAGGGCGCGACGGTGCAGCCACAGGAGAAGCCAGCACCCATATCCGCCAGCGAGACTACCACGCGGATATGCAGATGACTGTTGTGCTGCATCTTGCCCCTGCTGAAGAAGCCCCGACGCTGGATGACATCGCGAAAGCGCTGCTGAAGCCGGCCCGCCCCCTGTTTTTCGGCCGCAAGCCGTGTCTGCCGGCGGATTATCTGCTCGCTGCCCAGGAGGAGAACAGATGGGTAGAAGCAGAGAATGCCAAAGCGGCTCTGATCGCAGTTCCCGGCGAGGGACTGCTGCGTGCGCAATGGCCTGCCGCACCCGGCGAGGGGAAGAGTCTCGCCGACCGACGTAACTGGCGCAGCGGGCTGCATGGCGGCACGCGACGCGTTGAGGAGGAACGGATTACCCCCGTTACACGACGCTGA
- the cas7e gene encoding type I-E CRISPR-associated protein Cas7/Cse4/CasC, translating to MPEPRFLQIHTLHSYTASLLNRDDSGLAKRLPYGNAVRTRISSQCLKRHWRVDEGTFSLHRIEGAEEAVRSRDLVTKRLREPLEGKVAADILDAIEPAFQVAVYGKDAAKGKSNRQPLLFGAPELRYLAEQFAQIANSAGDAKSAKAAAEDFTKEKSFHETMKVMRESVSLPGGLTSALFGRMVTSDPEANIDAPVHVAHAFTTHAEQAESDYFAVVDDLAGVDDTGADHIGETELTSGLFYGYVVIDVPALVSNLTGVAASNWLAADRDMAAEVAARLIGQIATVSPGAKLGSTAPYGYATTMLVEAGDRQPRSLAEAFRDPAKPTVEDAEEKLHKKLEAFDTAYQTGEDRRLLSLSNDPGIKEISRTSLPELMQWVRDTILKAA from the coding sequence ATGCCTGAGCCACGTTTTCTTCAGATTCATACCCTGCATAGCTACACAGCCTCACTTCTGAACCGCGACGATAGCGGACTGGCTAAGCGCCTTCCTTATGGCAACGCTGTGCGGACCCGCATTTCCTCACAATGCCTGAAACGGCATTGGCGTGTAGATGAGGGCACTTTTTCTCTCCACCGGATTGAAGGCGCGGAAGAAGCGGTTCGCTCACGTGATCTGGTCACGAAGCGGCTGCGTGAGCCGCTTGAAGGGAAAGTTGCTGCCGATATTCTGGATGCGATTGAACCTGCTTTTCAGGTTGCCGTGTATGGCAAGGATGCAGCCAAAGGAAAAAGCAACCGCCAACCTCTTCTGTTTGGCGCACCTGAACTGCGTTATCTGGCCGAGCAATTTGCACAGATTGCGAACTCGGCCGGCGATGCCAAATCCGCCAAGGCAGCCGCAGAAGATTTTACCAAGGAAAAATCATTTCATGAAACCATGAAGGTCATGCGGGAGTCTGTGTCGCTTCCCGGCGGCCTGACATCTGCCTTGTTCGGGCGCATGGTCACCTCCGACCCTGAGGCGAATATCGATGCCCCTGTGCACGTAGCCCATGCATTCACTACCCATGCCGAGCAGGCAGAAAGCGATTATTTCGCCGTGGTCGATGACCTCGCAGGCGTGGATGATACCGGGGCTGACCATATCGGCGAGACCGAACTGACCTCCGGCCTGTTTTACGGTTATGTCGTCATCGATGTTCCTGCATTGGTCTCCAACCTGACCGGCGTTGCCGCAAGCAATTGGCTGGCTGCTGATCGCGACATGGCGGCTGAAGTGGCTGCACGTCTGATTGGCCAGATCGCTACAGTCTCACCCGGTGCAAAGCTCGGCTCGACCGCACCCTATGGCTATGCCACTACCATGCTGGTGGAGGCTGGGGACCGTCAGCCGCGTTCTCTGGCAGAAGCATTCCGTGATCCAGCCAAGCCAACCGTTGAAGATGCGGAAGAGAAACTTCATAAAAAACTTGAAGCCTTTGATACCGCCTATCAAACCGGAGAAGACAGGCGTCTGCTGTCTCTCAGCAATGATCCCGGTATTAAAGAGATCAGCCGCACCTCTCTGCCGGAGCTGATGCAATGGGTACGCGATACCATCCTGAAAGCCGCATGA